The genomic stretch GAGGAAAAAAACTAGTAAATGAGATGCAGCATTTACAGCTTACTATCAGTTAAATCCTTGTGTAGGTTCTTTATACATTAATTATGAAAATGAATGTGAAAGGAaatgagtgtttaaatttcagaatTTGAGAGCTGTTCAATTATGGTCTTTGCTATTCCGTAGCAGTATTGTAATTACCACATTTTGTGCTTCACTCACCCTTTTGTATTTTTCCTCAGTATGTAAGCTTGAGTTTCTGCCGTTCTTGTGAAAGAATCCCTAAATTTTTGAGTACAGCATCGCTAATGATACTACAGGAAATAGAGAACAGCTACTTACATTACAGACAGACTTGCCATCTTCGCAGTGTGGTGTACTGAATTGAGTACATTAATGCATTTCACACAGGCAGGTACTACAAGAGGGCAGTAGCCATCCACTTTAATTTCAGGAGGCACTGCTTCAAAATATTTGATCTTGTCTCCTCATATTTCACTAAATGGGCAAGGGGGAGAAAATGGATTTAAGTGAAGAACTCCAAATCGTTAAAAATGGCAAAGAATATGAATCGAATTGTTGAATGATGGGTTAAAAAGTTACAGTGAGGACTTATCCAAATGTTTCTCCACAACTGAATGCCCGTTTCATTAACAACATGTGTATTTCATAAATTCTCAAGCTTTTCctttaagaaaacaaaaaaaatcagtgtTAAGATTAATCTGTTTTTCtgtgatttctgaatgaaaaacATATACACTATCAATGTGTCAATGTAACTGATCAAAGTCTTGTCACCACctagcccaaactgctaaggatagaaacttgagggtgttgatcttatactgtaggcattatttaagagatttttcaaaattctacttctAAAGGTTTAAATAGGGGTTGAAAGGTTTTTGAAAAATATAGCAATTaaagcagttttgaagctagacccacaaaaactggtatttggtttcttgatgggaaataaagaaatacatgtttcagcagttTAGGAAATTTAATTCCTATGGAGGTGAAATAGCTggtgaaatttttttaaacatatcattattaaagaactactaaagtatttttaaaaccacagctatgaaaatttgtatttgatatcttaattacaaatataaaaattagtttTTTAGCATTCTTGGAAAGTCAACTTctgagggggtgaaataggggatgaaaggctttttgaaagtatgttacTGTtatggcaattttgaagctaggattatgaaaactgatttagaaatgaaaaaatacatatttcagcatttttggaaaatcAATGACTAAAGGGGTAAAATAGCTGGTTTAatgatttttttgaaaagaaatcattattaaagaaactactaaagcattttcaaagctacacTTATGAAATTTGATGTTTGACTTCTTCGTTAGAAATTTATTGTCCAAAGAGAGTGAAATACAGGATGAAAAGTCAGCATTTCCGAAGCTAAATGTACGAAAATttgtttggcttctctgttagaaataaaaatacatgtttcactgtttttggaaattctatCCCTAAGGTGTTGAAATAAGGcatgaaagttttaagaaaatataatgttgtattaaaatatttttttttaactaagtCGATGAAAATTGGTGTTTTGCTTATGAGTTACATATTGAGAAATATATGTTGGGGTTTGAAAGTTTCTGTGAAATATCACCAGAAGAACCTAAaatgcatgattaacaaaaaccttagaCTCCAGCTGAGAGAATAGCATTTTGGTCAGCAGTGCATTCAGAAAAGATCATGCTTCTATGGCTTAGTGTGAAAAGTTTAGGTGGTGTTGCAATttgcgaacaacataaaaatttgaaaaaaaaaaaaaaaaaaagaaatgtgcacACCATACTGTATATGCAGGCAAAGCAACACTCAGCTAGTATTTTCATAATAAAATTGTGTGTGAAAATTTCAGTAACTGGTATTTTTCATTTTTGGATATGGCTCTGTTCCAGAAAAGAGTTTGTAAGTTGAAGTTTATTTCATTTAacataatacaaataaatgtacaaaacGTATTTCTGCACAGAGTAAATTGTCTGGGCAGAACAAGTGAAACTTTTCCACCCAATGTTACAGCAAAACCACCTTTGTTTGGCTGAATTTTCAACAATATTAATGTGAAACAATCGTACATCATCTTAATTTGTAATCATTTCTGGTCAGTTACCTGAATAGTCCTTTTGCCCTAAAATCGCGCACTGTAAATAATTTCATAACTGATTCTTCCTGGAGATTTGTAATCATTTCTAGTTAGTTACCCTAATGGTCTTTGTATCCTACAATTATGCAGTGTAAATAATTTTATAACTTATTCTTCCTGGAGATAATTGGATTAACATAAGATTGTTTCCACACTAGGTCAGGCGCTCAAAATTTCTGGAACAGCAACTGTATCTACGATTTGGAAGAGAATCTGTACCACGGATTATCTGTTATTCTCAAATGATTGAAGATTCCACTCTGCTGAAATCTGAGAAACATTACTTCACTGCATGAAGATTACCTATTTggagataattatttttgtgttgttgCAAGAAAACTAAACTTTACTAGTAAATGGTATCACTGTAGTAGTTCAGGCATATTTATACAAGAGTTCGAAGTCTCGTGAGCACAGCTAGAGAAAATGGACCAGAGCAACAATGTTCATTTGAGGTGGAATAAGCACCAGTCTACTTTGGTGTCTGTTTTTGATGCTCTGTTGGACAATGAGAAATTAACAGACTGCACAATTAGTGCACAGGGGCAGCATTTAAGAGCACATAAAATAATTCTTTCAGCATGTAGTCCATATTTTGAGGAACTGTTCACTAAAAACTATGAGAAGCATCCTATTATCATACTGCATGATGTAAAGTATGCCGTGGTGAAGGCATTGATGGATTTTATGTACCGTGGCGAAGTAAATATACCACATGAGGAGCTTAGTTGTGTTCTGAAGCTGTCGGAGTCCCTTCAGGTAAGGGGGCTGTCTGGCAGTGGATGTGTGGATGACGCCAACGTACAGAAAGGCAGAGGAAGCAATGGACCGTCAGTACCTCCAGAAACTCAGCAATCTGAACCTGCTTCTGTATCACACTTTACCTCAGACCAGACAGAGCTAGATGATAAGGTACAGTCATTTAGAAGATGCTCTCCAGTTGTGTCCTCGCAGGACTTAGGTACGAGGGAATTAGATTCTGATTATAAATCCATCGAAAAgtacggaacaagtattaatcaTTTTGGTTCTGATAGGAGTAAAGGCCAAAATGTGCTTCAAGAGGTCATCACTCCTGACCTTGATAGTGTGCATCAGCTTCCATCTCAAAGACAAGTACTGCCCATAAT from Schistocerca serialis cubense isolate TAMUIC-IGC-003099 chromosome 10, iqSchSeri2.2, whole genome shotgun sequence encodes the following:
- the LOC126424529 gene encoding modifier of mdg4-like isoform X7, whose translation is MDQSNNVHLRWNKHQSTLVSVFDALLDNEKLTDCTISAQGQHLRAHKIILSACSPYFEELFTKNYEKHPIIILHDVKYAVVKALMDFMYRGEVNIPHEELSCVLKLSESLQVRGLSGSGCVDDANVQKGRGSNGPSVPPETQQSEPASVSHFTSDQTELDDKVQSFRRCSPVVSSQDLGTRELDSDYKSIEKYGTSINHFGSDRSKGQNVLQEVITPDLDSVHQLPSQRQVLPIMSNSTSETLFSPIPSQSVCNELQSPSAEMAVTENEQFIMPEAVLADNRSADMTTHQLEEVPIEIKSEILETHMEIVEDLTADDNDYPGDDDYRDDCDGAEVDNAEVRRVSGGLKYEENFCTRGTNHIHSIFGLAALSNMTSTTSQTVSRKRFSCHSCGKSYQHPQGLWRHMKLQCGKEPQFQCSHCDYRFTRGDNLKRHMAARHYHLQKK